The window GGGTGTGGAGAGAACTGTGTGGAGGGCTGCAAGTGTGACCCCAGCTTCATCCTCAGCAATGAGCGCTGTGTTCCTCTCAGAGACTGTGGCTGTGTTGATCCCCAAGGCTCTTACCACCCTGTGAGTCCCCTCTTGACATAGTATATCTTCATACATTAACATTAACTGAACACAAACGATGAGCCAAAACTGTACAATGGACAAATGTGAATCCAGGTGGCTTTTAATAAAGTACTTCTATGTTTTGCCTGTGTAAATGGGTCCCATAACTCCAATGTTATGACATTCAAATGAGTTATTTTTTTCATATATATTCTAGAAAGCACTAGTGAGAGtcctttcatgtgtgtgttcaggtgaatGAGAGCTGGTATCTGGAGGGTTGTACTGGGCGCTGTGtgtgcagaggggagggagtgattGAGTGCCACAAGAACACCTGTGCACCCAATGAGGTCTGCCAACTGCAGGATGGAGAATACGGCTGCCATCCGTTGGGTATGACACAGTGACTTCACCCCATGCCTacaaaacacagaaaaacatcACATGGTGTAAAACCAAATGTTATTGAAAGTGGAATGTTCAGATTGACTGCTGTTAAAttactctacctctctcccactACTCCAGGAGTCAATCAATGGCATACAATATGTGGAGTACTTAAATTTACACACTTCACTGAAAGCTAAGAATTGAGTTTGCAATACTGGGAAAATTGTTATCAGTGCCCAAAAGCAGTTACAAGGTGATTCACTCCAAAAGATTAGGATTACAATGTTGTTCAGGAATAATGTTCACTTTTCTCCTATCACAGCAACTCCGAGCCCCACCACACCGCAGCCTCCAACCACTGCAGCCCCTGGTCAGTATAGTCCTTCACACAATAGTGTCCATTCAGACATGGGAACATACTGGCTTTCACTGAATTTCTTGTGAGTGTCTCATTACTCTCTGAGTCAAAGCATCTAATCATGTGAGATGCATTTCTACTCCCTGAACTGCAGTGAAATGTCCCCCCAATGCACACTATAAGGAATGTGGCCCAGCCTGCATCCCAAGCTGCCAGGATCCCTCTACCAACTGTACCGGCTCCTGTATCAGCGGCTGCTTCTGTGACCCAGGATATGTGTTCCGTGGTCGCCGCTGCGTTCCCCTTCACCAGTGTGGCTGTTTGGACGAGAGCAACAACTACTATGAGGTGTGCAATATGACCACTGCTGTGGTTCACTCAGCAGTATATGGTTAAATGACCAGCAGAATGAATTTCCTTCAAAGTCTGTTTACATCATGACAACCATTAAAGCCTGAAACAAGACTCTTTCAAAGCGGTAAATTGTCATGGTTAAAGGTCTTCATTCATGAGAATTttgtcctctctcccagccaggGGAAATTATCTTTGGCGATGGCTGCTCAGAGTTGTGTCGATGCATTGGGAACTACACGCTGGACTGTGTCAGCAATGCCTGTGAGCCCACAGAGGAGTGTCGTGAATTCAACGGTGTTACAGGCTGCTATCCTAAAGGTAGGAGAAGTGCATTaaatgtgtgtgaaagtgagaaTTTGGATCCAGTCCTGTAAGTTGTCCTTGTAATTCTGCTCCATCCAGATATCCTTTGTTTTCGGCAGTCTATTTGATGTGCTTCAGCCAGTAGTTTGCCTTTTACTGCTCACACTGGACCCAATCTTGTTTTCCATGTAGGCACCTCCACCTGCATCGCCACAAATGACCCTCACTACACTACGTTTGACCATCGGCGATATAGCTTCATGGGCAACTGCAGCTACCTCATGGCAGACACCTGCAACAGCACCCTGGCCCCACCCTTTTCAGTCTATGCTGATAACGAGCATCGCTACAACCAGCTCTCTGTCACCTATGTCAAAGcagtgcatgtgcacacacgcgGAGTGGTGGTGTCGGTGCTGAAGGGGGGAACTGTGCAGGTAAGAAGAAAGGGCGTGGAGCGGAAAAGAGCTTTCACTGTAAAGCTTTCAGACCTCTGTGCTTGATCCACAGTGAAGCAACAAACATATCTTCCGCCCTCTCTGTGACCTCCTCCTTCAGGTGAATGGGACTACAGTCAACCTGCCTGTGACCCCAGCTCAGGGCGTGTCTGTCTTCAAGTCGGGGAGACACTACACTGTGGCTGCAGATTTTGGTGTTACAGTACGATACGATGGAAACCACTTCATGGACATCAAAGTCACCAGCGAGTGAGTCTTCCACAGTGGTGTTAGTGAAATGTGACTGACGCAAAAGATGTAAAACTGTCAGCCGACAGAGTGAAAACCTTGAAGATGTGAACTCTGCCTATGATTTTATATTTTACTTGTTTCCATTGAATTTTCTGAGTTCAAATTCTTCCTTGGAAAAAACATGTTTGTTGGTATATTTCATTCCAGTTACAAGAACAGCTTGTGTGGGCTATGTGGAGACTACAATGGAAACCCCAAGGATGATTTCCGCACACCATCTGGTCAGCTAGTCACAAATACCAATGAGTTTGGACACAGTTGGAACTCTGACACAAAGTGAGACGTTCTGTAATTCTCAGACATGATCAGAAATGCATTTTGATTCATGCACATGGTATGATGGTTCTTTAACTTTATTCTTTTAGCTGCAACAAGAAGCCCAATGAAACAATCCCAGAATGCAGTGATGATCAAGAGGATATGTATGAGAGTCCCGCCTACTGTGGCATGTTATTAGATCCCAAGGGACCCTTTGCCACCTGTCATCCCAGAGTCAGCCCCAATGTGAGTTACTGTCCCACGTTCACAATCACTCAATGTAGTTTTCTTTAACAATTGTTTTGTTGGGGAAGCACTATGCACAAGTGCCTTATGTAATGCTTAGTTAAGTGAAAGAGGCATGAGGCTGCAAGCAGCTCCAGTAACCTGACTGTTGTCCTGGTGCAGGGCTTCTTCCAGGACTGTCTCTTTGACATGTGTGCACTGGACGGGGCTCAAACATCGCTGTGCGAAGCGCTGGAGTCCTACGTCAACGAGTGTCAGGACCGCAACGTGAGCGTTGGGTCATGGAGAAACGGCACATTCTGTCGTGAGTGTCTTCCTACTTCATCAAAATGAAGGAATCTGCTATTAATGAAGAGATTCTCATATTAaattttttttgtaaaatgtgCCTTTTTCTGATAATATTGAGTTGTGGAGCCATTGAGTGCAAAACGGAAATAACTCCTTGTATTTCAGTAACCTTTTGCAAGAGCTAAATCAGTGACATGTAATGTTTAAATATCATCACTTTGACCAACTGTTGTTTTTCCCCTTCCTCCTATCCTCACGGTATTCCAGCTCTTCCCTGCCCAGCTAATAGTCACTATGAGGCGTGTGCTCCACCTTGCCCCCCATCCTGCACCATTCCCAGCCCAGGACAATGCAGTGGACCATgtgcagaggggtgtgtgtgtgacacaggatATGTTTACAGTTCTGGGAAATGTATTAAACAGGAGAGCTGTGGGTGCAACTTCAATGGACAGTACTACCAGGTGAACAATTGCCTTTCTCTGAAACCATGATTTGACAGtaaaatgtatgtgtgcatttcaGAAAAATGTTctctgtttttagttttttttaaagtatGCTCGACCTACCTGCAGTGTCTGAACAATATGCCTTTCTATctgctctcattttctctcaggCAGGGGAAGAGTTCTACACTGAGGGCTGTGAGCTCAAGTGCACATGTGAGGGAGGGGTTGTGTCGTGCTGGCCTGGAGACTGTCCCCCTCAGCATGCCTGTAGACTGCAGAATGGAGTGGTGGGCTGCTACCCCTTAAGTGAGTATTCCCAGTTGCCACGCAATCTCATCAAATGATATGGATTGAGCTTACTTCATGTGTTAAAGGAATATTTGACAAGATaacatgatctctctctgcaggtACAAAGGACTGTTACATCTCTGGAGACCCACATTACACCACCTTTGATGGGAAATACTATACCTTCATGGGTACCTGCACCTATACTCTGGCTAGGAGCTGTCAAAACCACACAGGTACTGCAACCTAAAAGACAAGAGAAATTCTAGAGAGTTGGTGACTGCTGTTTAGGTGCTGTGAATTGAAGCGTGACAAATTTCCTGACCTGCAGACTGCCCAAGGCAGGCAtatacagagacagacacatacagagaaGTATATCTCTTCTCTTAGAGAAGCTACACCGCTGCAAGTACATAGTGTTTGATATCTGTGGTATGGTTTTGCAGGTCCCTGGTTCTCAGTGGAGGGGAAgaatgaggagaggggtgtggcaGGCGTTTCATACCTGCGCAAGCTGTATGTCAATGTCAGTGGAGTCACTGTCACTCTGATGAAGAGCAGAAGGACTCTGGTGAGTAGAAATTCAAAGTTGACCAAAGGAGACATGGCTGTGTATATACATTTTTTGTTAGCCTAAAAGAATCTCCGGGCTGTCAGGAACTCTCTGAAGCCCTGAAGAGTCACAGGTGAGTAATCATTCGTTGCTGTAATTTGTCCTCTCCCAatactctctcctgctctccttctaCAGGTGAATGGTCTGCGTGTGTCCCTCCCGCACTCCCCTTCTCCgctcatctttctctccctggctGGGCAGTATGTCACCATGCAGACCACTTTCGGTCTGACAGTACGCTGGGACGGGAACCACTACGCACACATCTCAGTCCCAAGGTGTGTAGAGGTGCAATCCACTTGACCATACTGTGGGAGGAGGCTGAAGAGTCAGCCTTGGGAGGGAAATCCTAAAAATGTCTGACTAATTAAAAGTCAGTAGATTTGAAGAATCCTCATCCATTTGTCATTCTCTGTCAGCTCCTACTTCGACCagatgtgtggtttgtgtggagATTATGATGGAAACCCAAACAATGACTTCACCAAACCAGACGGTTCACTGGCCGGGAATTCAAACCAGTTTGGTAACAGCTGGCAAACTGAGGACGA is drawn from Osmerus eperlanus unplaced genomic scaffold, fOsmEpe2.1 SCAFFOLD_888, whole genome shotgun sequence and contains these coding sequences:
- the LOC134015500 gene encoding IgGFc-binding protein-like; its protein translation is LACPPNSHYSLCVSSCPETCVGHSGGAQPGCGENCVEGCKCDPSFILSNERCVPLRDCGCVDPQGSYHPVNESWYLEGCTGRCVCRGEGVIECHKNTCAPNEVCQLQDGEYGCHPLVKCPPNAHYKECGPACIPSCQDPSTNCTGSCISGCFCDPGYVFRGRRCVPLHQCGCLDESNNYYEPGEIIFGDGCSELCRCIGNYTLDCVSNACEPTEECREFNGVTGCYPKGTSTCIATNDPHYTTFDHRRYSFMGNCSYLMADTCNSTLAPPFSVYADNEHRYNQLSVTYVKAVHVHTRGVVVSVLKGGTVQVNGTTVNLPVTPAQGVSVFKSGRHYTVAADFGVTVRYDGNHFMDIKVTSDYKNSLCGLCGDYNGNPKDDFRTPSGQLVTNTNEFGHSWNSDTNCNKKPNETIPECSDDQEDMYESPAYCGMLLDPKGPFATCHPRVSPNGFFQDCLFDMCALDGAQTSLCEALESYVNECQDRNVSVGSWRNGTFCPLPCPANSHYEACAPPCPPSCTIPSPGQCSGPCAEGCVCDTGYVYSSGKCIKQESCGCNFNGQYYQAGEEFYTEGCELKCTCEGGVVSCWPGDCPPQHACRLQNGVVGCYPLSTKDCYISGDPHYTTFDGKYYTFMGTCTYTLARSCQNHTGPWFSVEGKNEERGVAGVSYLRKLYVNVSGVTVTLMKSRRTLVNGLRVSLPHSPSPLIFLSLAGQYVTMQTTFGLTVRWDGNHYAHISVPSSYFDQMCGLCGDYDGNPNNDFTKPDGSLAGNSNQFGNSWQTEDDEDDRCLSDDKPEPPCEPSLEAEVSKPENCGKLNDTQGPFRDCIEMVDPRPYFQSCVYDMCRYDGLEQTLCDQLQSYTDACLSAGAPVHQWREPDFCPLACPPNSHYSLCVSSCPETCVGHSGGAQPGCGENCVEGCKCDPSFILSNERCVPLRDCGCVDPQGSYHPVNESWYLEGCTGRCVCRGEGVIECHKNTCAPNEVCQLQDGEYGCHPLVKCPPNAHYKECGPACIPSCQDPSTNCTGSCISGCFCDPGYVFRGRRCVPLHQCGCLDESNNYYEPGEIIFGDGCSELCRCIGNYTLDCVSNACEPTEECREFNGVTGCYPKGTSTCIATNDPHYTTFDHRRYSFMGNCSYLMADTCNSTLAPPFSVYADNEHRYNQLSVTYVKAVHVHTRGVVVSVLKGGTVQVNGTTVNLPVTPAQGVSVFKSGRHYTVAADFGVTVRYDGNHFMDIKVTSDCNKKPNETIPECSDDQEDMYESPAYCGMLLDPKGPFATCHPRVSPNGFFQDCLFDMCALDGAQTSLCEALESYVNECQDRN